A single region of the Rhipicephalus microplus isolate Deutch F79 chromosome 10, USDA_Rmic, whole genome shotgun sequence genome encodes:
- the LOC142774282 gene encoding uncharacterized protein LOC142774282, which produces MNVPAPTGTQGLRKDDTTIPSADELLEHEGSPLWRDLVARFQRVAVWVVSLGAVPGHVCLVPDGHRRFSRDTSTDLRRVYAVGAHKYAKVREWWFRAGVEVLSVFMFSVRNFSRNSFDMTSALNQATQIHVDIVDNV; this is translated from the exons GGACCCAAGGCCTGAGGAAGGACGACACCACCATCCCGTCAGCCGACGAATTGCTAGAGCACGAGGGGAGTCCACTATGGCGTGACCTGGTGGCCAGGTTCCAGAGGGTGGCCGTGTGGGTCGTGTCACTGGGAGCAGTGCCTGGGCACGTGTGCCTAGTGCCCGATGGCCACAGGCGCTTTTCCAGGGACACCAGCACTGACCTGCGCCGGGTGTATGCTGTTGGGGCGCACAAGTACGCAAAG GTGCGCGAGTGGTGGTTCCGGGCCGGGGTGGAAGTGCTGAGCGTCTTCATGTTCAGCGTGCGGAACTTCAGCCGGAACTCGTTCGACATGACCTCCGCGCTGAATCAGGCTACTCAGATACACGTTGACATCGTGGACAATGTGTGA